The region GGAACCAGGCGTCGATGCCGCTGCAGCCAACGGCATTGTGGAGGGTGATCACGTAACCAGGGGGGATCGGCGAGGTGGCGCAGGTCCAGATCCCGTTCTGCACGGGCTGCATGAACCAGGCGCCGGCATTGTTGCACCCGGCCGGCGCGCGCTGGGTGATCACCCAACCCGGCGGTATGGGCGTGCCGGGGCAGACCCACCCGGGGGACGTGTGGGGGGCGGTGGCCGGGGCCGCCAAGGGCGCCGCACTTGCCGCGCCGGCGGCCGTGCCGGTGAGGACGGCCACCAGCAGCGCGACCACCCCCACCATCGCGGCGAGTCGGCTGCGGACCGCCGCCACCGATGAACGACCGAGCAGATGGCGATACCTGATGCTCACTTCACACCGGTCCAATCGAGGGGTCAACGAAGCGCCGCACGACGGCCGTGCGGCGCCGGGTTGTGGAGCAGAAATGACCCTAGTGGGAACCGATGCGTCTGGTCATCACCGAAGCGATACATCATCAACCTGGCTGGAAAGCAGCGATATGAGGGACCATCAGCTGATGGTCCCTCATATAGGTCTTTCAGGCCGAGGCGCGCGGGCGGGTCAGAGCATCGCCTTCTGCGGCTCGGTGGGGACCACGATGACGGTGGTCGTGCCGGCGGCCAGGGCCTGGTTGAACTCGCGCTCCAGGTCCTCGGCGCTCTTGACGTCGACCGCGTTGCAGCCGAAGCCCCGGGCGACTGAGGCGATGTCGATTCCGGGCAGGTCCAGACCCGGAACGCCCGGCGTCTCCTCCAGCAGCGCGAAGGACTTGAGGATCGAGTACTCGTGGTTGCGCATGACGACGTAGACGATCGGGAGCCGGTGCTGCGCGGCCGTCCAGATGGACTGCACGGAGTACTGGAACGAGCCGTCGCCGATGAGCCCGATGACCGGCCGGCTCACGCCCCGCTCCCGGTCGCCCAGGGCGACGCCGACGGCCGCGGGGGTACCCCAGCCGATGCCGCCGCTGGCCGTGGCGAAGAACGATCCGGTCCGGACCGTGGGGAGCCACTCCAACTGCTGGGCCATGGTGGAGGTCGACTCGTTGACGATGACCGCGTCGGCCGGCCTGAGGCGGCTGAGTACGGCGTAGACCTCCGGCGGGGTCATCGGGCTGTTCGGCGTCTGCGGCAGGACACGCGGCCGGGGCATCGGCTCCGGGGCGGTGCGCCCGGATCCTTCCTCGACCATGTCCAGCAGCAGGTCGATCGCGATCTTCGGGTCGCCGAGCAGGCTGTCGCCGACGCGCGCCGCCGCGGCGACGGCAGGGTCCGCGGTGATCTGGAGGAGTTCCGTGCCTTCGGGCAGGTAGGAGCCCGAGACGTAGGGGTAGTACCGGAACACCTCCGCGCCGATCACGATGGCCAGGTCGTGGCCGGCCAGCCGGTTGCTGATGTCCTTCTGGCTCATGCCGAGCGGGCCTTGGAACAGCGGGTGGTCCTCGGGGAAGGAGGCGCGGTCGAGCAGCGGGGCGCCGTAGACGGCCGCGCGCAGCTTCTGTGCCAGGGCGACGGCCCCGTCCCAGGCGTCGGCGCGGTCGACCTCGGGGCCGAAGACGATCGCGGGGCGGCGGCTGGCGCGGATGCGGTCGGCGAACTCGCGCAGCCGCGCCACGTCCGGGGTGGCCCGGTGACTGAAGGTCCGAATGCGGTCGAAGCCGGACAGCGGCTGCTTCCAGTCGTCCAGCGGGATCGAGAGGTAGACCGGTCCCGCCGGCGGTTGCAGTGCTGTCACGTAGGCGCGCATGAACGCCTCGGGCACGTCCTCGGCGCGTACGGGCTCGTAGGCCCACTTCACCCAGGGCTGGGGCAGCGTGACGGCCTCGCGGTTGCCCAGGTACGGCTCGCCGATCACGAGCTCGCGGTGCTGCTGGCCCGAGGTGACGATCAGGGGCGTGTTTCCGCGGTAGGCCGCCACGAGGTTCCCGATGGCGTTCCCCATACCGGCCGAGGAGTGCACGTTCACCAGAGCCGGGCGCCGGGTGACCTGGGCGAAGGCGTCGGCCATCGCGATGACGCTCGCCTCCTGCAGCCCCAGGACGTAGGTGAAGTCCTCGGGGAAGTCCTGCAGGAACGTCTGTTCGGTCGAGCCGGGATTCCCGAAGACCGTGGTCAGCCCGAGGGACCGGAGCAGCTCGTAGGTGACGGTTCGGACGGTGGACTGATTCGCCATGGTTTTCTGCCTGCCTTCCATGCAGCCTCGTACTGAGCGTTTGAGAAAGCCTTGAAGGCTGCCTCGACTCGTTCGGCACTTCCGTCAGCGAGCGCAGTCACCCTCCCGCCGAGTCCTGCAAGGCGTCCCCGATTGATTCCCCGGTGCCGGCGCCATGTACCACTCCTGTCCGCCATACGCGAACCTAACCACCGGAACCCGGCGCCGCTGCCCCCATGTCGAATTGGCTGGGGGAGTGGGTCCGGGTTCCTGGGTTTAGTGGGTCGGGATCGGCCCTGTGTGGCGGCTGGCACGCGTACGGGTGTCTTCGCAGCGCGTGGGGTGGTGGGTGTCCGTCCGTCTATGTGGGGTTGATGAGATGGGCATAGACGACGGTGTTGCCAAGGTATTTCTGTTCTTTCTTGTTGAAGTCGCCGCCGCAGGTGATGAGTCGCAGTTCCGGGCGGTCGGCGGCGTCGTAGACCTGGGCGTCGGGGAAGGCGTTGAGGGGGTAGGTCTCGACGGCGTCGACGGTGAAGAGGGCGGTGTGGCCGTCTGCCTGGTCGACTTCGATGTCGCTGCCCTTCTTGAGCAGTCCGAGCTTGTAGAAGACGGCGGGACCGGTCATGGAGTCGACATGGCCGGCGATGACGGCCGTGCCGACGGCTCCGGGTCGGGTTCCGTCCTTGTACCAGCCGGCGCGCTTGGTGTCGTTGGGGTCGGGGGCCTCCAGGACTCCGTCGGGCTGCAGGCTGAGTCCGGTGAGGGGGGCGTCGACGCCCAGTGAGGGGATCTTGACGCGGGTAGGGGCCGGGACGGCGGGTGGGGCGATCTCCTGCGGCTCGGGCTCCAGCTCCAGCTCCGGCTCGTCTGAGGCGGAGGCGGAGGCTGCGGGTGGGCCGTTCGGGGGACTCTGGGGGGTGGGGGTGGGGGACTTGCTGCTGCTGGGGTGGCTGGCGAAGGCCTGGGCCGCAGACGGTCGCGGGGGCGCGGTTGTCCGTGAGCCGTTGTGGATCAGCCATACTCCGCTGGTCAGAGCGATGGCGGAGAGGGCTGCTACCGATGCCCGCAGGGCTGTCGGCGGAAGCTGGCGCATCGAGTGGACTCTCCTCGAAGGGTGTCGTGGGGGATCGGGGGACAGCGCCGCTCCCCGAGGCATGAAGTTGCTCGGGGAACGGCGCTTGTGTGGGGTGGGGTGGGGGTTGTGAGTGGTGGTCAGACCTGGTCGGCGTTGCGGCGACGACGCAGGGCGAAGGCACCACCGACGCTGGCGGCGGCAACCGAGGCCGAGCCGGCCGCGATCTTCGTCGTGTCGCTGCCGGTGGAGGTGCCGCCAAGGCCGGTGTGCAGGCCGCCGTGCGGGTGGCGATCGACCCTCAGCAGGCCCCGCAGCTCACGGCCCTCGTGGTCGCCCTCACGGTCGCCCTCACGGCCGCCATCGCGCCCGCCGTCACGTCCGCCGTCACGGCCGCCATCGCGCCCGCCGTCACGGCCGCCATCGCGGCCACCGTCACGGCCGTCGCCCTTGCCGTCGTTGCCCTTGCCGTTGTTGCCAGTGGCGTTGTTGGCCGTGCCCTCGTTGCCCTTACCCTCGTTGCCCTTGCCGCCCTCGTGGCCACGGCCCTCGTGGTGCTCACGGTGCTCACGGTGCTCGCAGTATCCACGGATCTCGTAGAGACCGGGGCGGATGTGCTCCGGGAGCCGGAACTCGCCGTGGATCCGCCTGCTGTGGTGCTCCCGGGAGCCGAGCTGAATCTCGGCGACGAAGTCCCGGTCGTCACGGCGGTCGTCGCGGGCGTTGTTGTCGTCACGGCCGTTGTCGCCGTCACGGTGGTCGCGGTCGTCGTCGATGCGGTGGACCCAGACACGGGCCCGCCCCTCGTGGCCGCACCGCCGGGTGGACAGGTGCACCCGCTCGCCACGCTCGGCGAGCCCCGGAAAGACCCTGATGTTCTGCCGACCTTCGCGACCTTCGCGACCTTCGCCGCCATCGCGCCCATCACCTGCGAACGCGGCGCCGGTCGAGAGACCGAGGGCGGCGACGGTGAGCGTGGCTCCGACGAGAACCCGAGTGGAACGCATGATTCTTCCTCCTTGAGACGCGATGCGGCACATCGGTATGCCGCTGCCAAGTGGCGGGGCTTCGTGCCTCGATCTCTAGGAGACGGGAGGACCTATCACGGCGCGAGCTGAGCGTGTCCATTCGGTGACGTCCCGTCATGCGCAGATGGGGTTGGCGGCGGCATTTCCTCAGCTCAGCGACCTGACGGCTCGTCATTCGGTGTCTTTTCGGGATGTGCGCATCCGGGTGAGGGAGCCCTGCGAACGGATGGGCCGATACGCGGGGGAGTGCCCTCGATCGGACCGGGAACGGGGCTTGTGATGTCCCGTCAGGCACGTCGTGCGCGGCGCGCGGTTCCTTGCGCACGTCCTAGGGCACTGTGCGGGCGGCATGGGCGGCCTCGGCCGCGATCCGCGCCGGATACCGCCCACTCACGCGGATGCCACGTCCGGGCCGACCCCGCCGCACGTGCGGCGCCCGCTGTCCACCCACCGCCGGTGCCCGGCCGCGCCAAGGCATTCGCCCGCTCGACCCGCTCCCGCCGGGTTCCGTGGGAGGCGACCTGATCGGCGGTCAGCACCAGCAGCACGTGTTCCGGCAAGCCCGGACCGGCCCGCCGCGCGGCGTCGAGCAGACGCTGCTTCAGGTGGTCGGACGGCTCCACCGTGGTCGACCTGGCGCCCGCGACCGCGCCGCGGGTGCCGTGGCGCTGTCGCCGTGGGCAGGAAAGCCAGAAAACCTGCCCTGGAGATGTTGATCTCCTACCCCTGGGCGCATCAGCTGGGAGGGGCGGCCGCCTGCCGCGCGCCACCGTAGTCGACCGTTGCCGGGGCGGAGCCGGGAGGCGGTGGCGGCAGGAGCTCGTGAGCCGCAACTTCCGTAGGTCGGAGTCTAGTTGGGGTGAGTCTGGCGCCCTCAGATCCTGCACGCGGGTACGGGTAGAGCGCGGCGGCGCTCAGCGCGGAGTCACCCAGTTCGGGGTCCAGGTTCCGGCGGCGTCGCGGTCGGGGGTCGTGGCGGCGAGGTGGGCGCGCAGGGTGGCCAGCGCCGGGTGGGGGTTGTCGCGGTGCCACAGGAGCGAGTGCGGGTAGACGGGCGTCGGGTCGGTCACCGGGATGCGGCGCAGGCCGTGGTCGGCGGGCCAGATGAGGCGAGTGTGCTCACCCATGAAGGTGGCCAGGGCCGGCGTGTCGGCGATGGTGTCGAGGAGCGCGTCGGAGCCGAAGTTGGGGCCGGTCGCCTCGATGGTGAGGCCGAACTCGGCGACGAGGTCGTCGTAGTAGGCGCCCCACTCGGTACCGGGGACGATGCCGGGCATCCAGATCCGGTGCCCGGCGAGCTGAGCGAGGGTCACCGACCGGGCGCCCGCCAGCGTGTGGGCGGGGCCGGTGAGGAGCTGGAGCGGCTCGTCGATGACCCGGACGGACTCGATGTCCTCGGGAAGGGCCCGGCCGGGCGCGGCGACGGCGCGGAAGGACGCGTCGATCGCACCGGAGTGGATGGCGGCGACGGCCGTCTCGATGTCGAACAGCATCACCACGTCGAGCTCGGTCTCCGGGTGTGCGCGGTGGAAGCCGCGCATCAGGCCCGACGCCGCGCCGCGCGAGTTGATCACGTCGACGCGCAGCGGACGGCGGCCGGTGTGCACGGACGCGAGCGCGCGCTCGGCCACGCGCAGCAGCTCGCGCGCGTGGGGTAGGAACGCCTGCCCGTCGATGGTGAGCTCGGCGCCGCGCGCGGTGCGGGTGAACAGCCGCACGCCGAGGTTGCGCTCCAGCGCGGCGATGCGCTTGGAGACGGCCTGCTGGGTGACCGCCAGCTCGGCGGCGGCCTCCTGGAACTGCCCCGCGTCGGCGGCGGCGACGAAGGTCCGGATGGTGTCGAGGTCCATGCCGATACCCTATGGGCACAACCGTTGGTTGTGGCTGGCGGTCCTGCGGTTGTTTGATCCCCGGTTATGGTGCTCGCTTTAATGCTTCCGATCGCGGATCGGTTGTGCGGGCGAGTGGCGAGGGGCGTCGGACATGAGGAGCGGGCACCGGTTGAAACATCTGCTCGGGCAGCGGCTGGGGCGGCGGTTCGGGTGGCTCTGGGGCGCGTACGCGACCAGCGCGCTCGGCACGTGGCTCGCCTTCGGTGCGTTCCCGCTCATCGCCATCCGGGTGCTGCACGCCGGCGCGGCCGAGGTCGCCGCGCTCTCCTCCGTGGGGGCCGCGGTCGGCGCGGCTGTGGCGGTGCCACTCGGCCCGTGGATGGAGTTCCGCCGCAAGCGGCCGGTGCTGATCGCCATGGACCTGGTGCGGTTCGCGGCGCTGCTGACGATCCCCGCCGCGTTCGCGCTCGGCGTGCTCACCTTCGTTCAGCTCCTGCTGGTCTCGGTCGTCGTCGCGGCGGGCGACATCACCTTCCGCGCCGCCTCCGGCGCGCACCTCAAGACGCTGCTGCCGGCCGAGGACCTGCTCGTCGCCAACGCCCGATTCGAGTCCACGGCCTGGACGACCACGATCATCGGACCGCCGCTGGGCGGCGCCGCGATCGGGCTCCTCGGTCCGGTGGCGACGGTGGTGGCCGATGCGGTCAGCTACCTGCTCTCGGCCCTGGGCATCCGCGCGATCGGCGGGCACGAGCCGGTGCCCGAGCGCCGGGAGGCCGCGCGCCTGCGGGCCGGGGACCTGCTGGACGGCTGGCGGTACATCCTCGCCGACGCGACGCTGCGCCCGCTGTTCTTCAACACCGCCTGTTTCAATGGCCTGTTGATGGCCACCGAGCCACTGCTGGCCGTCCTGATGCTCGGCCGACTCGGGTTCACGCCCTGGCAGTACGGCCTCGCCTTCGCCGCGCCCTCGATCGGTGGTCTGCTCGGTTCGCGGCTGGCCCGCCCCCTGGCCAGCCGGTTCGGGCAGCGCCAGGTCATGGTCGTGGCCGGGGCGCTGCGCGCGATCTGGCCCGTCGGCCTGGCCTTCCTGGGGCCGGGCACCGGCGGGCTGCTGCTGGTGATGGGCGTCGAACTCGGGATCATCTTCTGCTGCGGGGTCTTCAACCCCCTCTACGCCACCTACCGCCTCGAGCGCACCGCGACCGACCGGGTCGCCCGCACCCTGTCCGCCTGGACGGTGACGACCAAGGCCTCCATTGCGCTCCTGACGGCCCTCTGGGGCGTACTGGGCGCCCTGCTCGGCCCGCGTACCGCCATCGGCCTGGCCGGCGTGCTCCTGCTGGCGACCCCGTTGCTGCTGCCCCGCCGCGCGGCAGCGGAGCTCTGCGAGCCGCAGCCGGCACCTAGCCGCGCCTGACGGGCCGTCACAGTAGTGAATCTCCCGTGCCGCGCTCGCCATGGCCCTGCACGTGGCTGCCCAAGAAAGATCATTTCGGTATCAGGCAGAACGGCCGCCTCGTCCCGCTCTACCAGCGGCTCGGCTGGCGGACCCTTGAGCAGGACGTCCACGTCGAACAGCCCGAGGGGGTCGTGATCATGCCGCTGCGGACCATGTGGACGCCACTGCGCGACGGCGCGAACTGGCCCGCCGGCGAGGTCCGCCTGCTCTCGCTCCCGATGTGACCGATGGCTTCGGTGATTCCCGCCGTACTGGGTGCCCGTACGCCGTCGTGACGCCGCTGTACTGCGCCCTCCGGAACCCCCGGAGGGCGCAGTACAGCCCGCGCCTGTAGGTCAGGCCCAGAGCTTCTCGTCCAGCGAGCCGTCCGTGCCGACCGCGAACAGGTCGATCAGGTTGGGGCCGGGGGAGATCGCCGTGGTGTTGGACGCCAGCGCGCCGCCCTGGGACGACCAGGCGCCCCAACTACCGTTGCTGTAGAGGCTGTTCCAGATCGCGCCGTCCTTGCCGCGGACGTAGACCTCGACGTCGTCGGCGTTCGGTTGCCAGAGCGAGGCCGCCGGCGAGCTACCGGGCGCGATACCGACGGGCAGGGCCGGCAGGTCGGGGGACCAACTGG is a window of Kitasatospora kifunensis DNA encoding:
- the mdlC gene encoding benzoylformate decarboxylase; translation: MANQSTVRTVTYELLRSLGLTTVFGNPGSTEQTFLQDFPEDFTYVLGLQEASVIAMADAFAQVTRRPALVNVHSSAGMGNAIGNLVAAYRGNTPLIVTSGQQHRELVIGEPYLGNREAVTLPQPWVKWAYEPVRAEDVPEAFMRAYVTALQPPAGPVYLSIPLDDWKQPLSGFDRIRTFSHRATPDVARLREFADRIRASRRPAIVFGPEVDRADAWDGAVALAQKLRAAVYGAPLLDRASFPEDHPLFQGPLGMSQKDISNRLAGHDLAIVIGAEVFRYYPYVSGSYLPEGTELLQITADPAVAAAARVGDSLLGDPKIAIDLLLDMVEEGSGRTAPEPMPRPRVLPQTPNSPMTPPEVYAVLSRLRPADAVIVNESTSTMAQQLEWLPTVRTGSFFATASGGIGWGTPAAVGVALGDRERGVSRPVIGLIGDGSFQYSVQSIWTAAQHRLPIVYVVMRNHEYSILKSFALLEETPGVPGLDLPGIDIASVARGFGCNAVDVKSAEDLEREFNQALAAGTTTVIVVPTEPQKAML
- a CDS encoding class F sortase → MRQLPPTALRASVAALSAIALTSGVWLIHNGSRTTAPPRPSAAQAFASHPSSSKSPTPTPQSPPNGPPAASASASDEPELELEPEPQEIAPPAVPAPTRVKIPSLGVDAPLTGLSLQPDGVLEAPDPNDTKRAGWYKDGTRPGAVGTAVIAGHVDSMTGPAVFYKLGLLKKGSDIEVDQADGHTALFTVDAVETYPLNAFPDAQVYDAADRPELRLITCGGDFNKKEQKYLGNTVVYAHLINPT
- a CDS encoding LysR family transcriptional regulator, with the protein product MDLDTIRTFVAAADAGQFQEAAAELAVTQQAVSKRIAALERNLGVRLFTRTARGAELTIDGQAFLPHARELLRVAERALASVHTGRRPLRVDVINSRGAASGLMRGFHRAHPETELDVVMLFDIETAVAAIHSGAIDASFRAVAAPGRALPEDIESVRVIDEPLQLLTGPAHTLAGARSVTLAQLAGHRIWMPGIVPGTEWGAYYDDLVAEFGLTIEATGPNFGSDALLDTIADTPALATFMGEHTRLIWPADHGLRRIPVTDPTPVYPHSLLWHRDNPHPALATLRAHLAATTPDRDAAGTWTPNWVTPR
- a CDS encoding MFS transporter; the encoded protein is MRSGHRLKHLLGQRLGRRFGWLWGAYATSALGTWLAFGAFPLIAIRVLHAGAAEVAALSSVGAAVGAAVAVPLGPWMEFRRKRPVLIAMDLVRFAALLTIPAAFALGVLTFVQLLLVSVVVAAGDITFRAASGAHLKTLLPAEDLLVANARFESTAWTTTIIGPPLGGAAIGLLGPVATVVADAVSYLLSALGIRAIGGHEPVPERREAARLRAGDLLDGWRYILADATLRPLFFNTACFNGLLMATEPLLAVLMLGRLGFTPWQYGLAFAAPSIGGLLGSRLARPLASRFGQRQVMVVAGALRAIWPVGLAFLGPGTGGLLLVMGVELGIIFCCGVFNPLYATYRLERTATDRVARTLSAWTVTTKASIALLTALWGVLGALLGPRTAIGLAGVLLLATPLLLPRRAAAELCEPQPAPSRA